The Echeneis naucrates chromosome 23, fEcheNa1.1, whole genome shotgun sequence genome has a segment encoding these proteins:
- the kcna1b gene encoding potassium voltage-gated channel subfamily A member 1: MTVVSTDNMDETSTLPGHPQDPYPPDDDHDDHDCCERVVINISGLRFETQLKTLAQFPETLLGNPKKRMRYFDPLRNEYFFDRNRPSFDAILYYYQSGGRLRRPVNVPLDMFSEEIKFYELGAEAMEKFREDEGFIREEERPLPEKEFQRQIWLLFEHPESSGPARGIAIVSVMVILISIVIFCLETLPELKEDPNDRLQVVGNTTMYSKPSVLTDPFFVVETLCIIWFSFELIVRFFACPSKAAFFKNMMNSIDIVAIIPYFITLGTELADDQDNKEGKGGGEQATSLAILRVIRLVRVFRIFKLSRHSKGLQILGQTLKASMRELGLLIFFLFIGVILFSSAVYFAEAEEKDSFFTSIPDAFWWAVVSMTTVGYGDMYPVTIGGKIVGSLCAIAGVLTIALPVPVIVSNFNYFYHRETEGEEQAQLLNVSNQNLASDTNSSRRSSSVVSKSEYMEIDEDMNNSIDNFREANLRTANCTAPSQNCVNKGKLLTDV, from the coding sequence ATGACCGTGGTGTCCACAGACAACATGGACGAGACCTCCACCCTGCCGGGTCACCCGCAGGATCCGTACCCGCCCGACGACGACCACGACGACCACGACTGCTGCGAGCGGGTGGTCATCAACATCTCCGGGCTGCGCTTCGAGACGCAGCTGAAGACGCTGGCCCAGTTCCCGGAGACTCTGCTGGGGAACCCCAAGAAGAGGATGCGCTACTTCGACCCCCTGCGGAACGAGTACTTCTTCGACCGGAACCGACCCAGCTTCGACGCCATCTTGTATTACTACCAGTCCGGGGGCCGGCTGAGGAGACCGGTCAACGTGCCGCTGGACATGTTCTCAGAGGAAATTAAGTTTTATGAACTTGGCGCAGAGGCGATGGAGAAGTTTCGGGAGGACGAGGGCTTCATCCGGGAGGAGGAACGGCCCCTCCCGGAGAAGGAGTTCCAACGACAGATCTGGCTCCTGTTCGAGCACCCAGAGAGCTCTGGTCCGGCCCGGGGCATCGCCATCGTCTCTGTCATGGTTATTCTTATTTCCATTGTCATATTTTGTTTGGAGACTCTTCCGGAGCTGAAGGAGGATCCCAACGACCGGCTGCAGGTGGTGGGAAACACCACCATGTACTCCAAACCCAGCGTGCTCACAGACCCCTTCTTCGTGGTGGAAACGCTCTGCATCATCTGGTTCTCCTTTGAGTTGATAGTTCGCTTCTTTGCTTGCCCCAGCAAGGCGGCGTTCTTCAAAAACATGATGAACTCCATTGACATCGTGGCGATAATCCCGTACTTCATCACACTGGGCACAGAGCTGGCCGACGACCAAGACAACAAGGAGGGCAAAGGAGGCGGCGAGCAGGCCACATCGCTGGCCATCCTCAGGGTCATCCGCCTGGTCCGGGTCTTCCGGATCTTCAAGCTGTCCCGGCACTCCAAGGGGCTCCAGATCCTGGGCCAGACCCTGAAGGCCAGCATGAGGGAGCTGGGCCtgctcatcttcttcctcttcatcggAGTCATCCTCTTCTCCAGCGCCGTGTACTTCGCCGAGGCCGAAGAGAAGGATTCGTTCTTCACGAGCATCCCGGACGCCTTCTGGTGGGCCGTGGTGTCCATGACGACCGTCGGCTATGGGGACATGTACCCCGTGACCATCGGCGGGAAGATCGTGGGCTCGCTGTGCGCCATCGCTGGCGTCTTAACCATCGCGCTGCCGGTTCCGGTCATCGTGTCCAACTTCAACTACTTCTACCACCGGGAGACGGAGGGCGAGGAGCAGGCCCAGCTGCTCAACGTCAGCAACCAGAACCTGGCGTCGGACACCAACTCCAGCCGCCGCAGCTCGTCCGTGGTCAGCAAGTCGGAGTACATGGAGATCGACGAGGACATGAACAACAGCATCGATAACTTCAGGGAGGCCAACCTGAGGACTGCCAACTGCACGGCGCCGAGCCAGAACTGTGTGAACAAGGGGAAGCTGCTCACCGACGTGTGA